The DNA segment CAGACAAAATGCCCGTTCGCTATCCGTCTGACCTACAGGGCGATAAAAGGGATAGTTCTCTAGCTGTAAATCAGGCAAATCCCCATTGTGGGCAAATACCCAATATCGACCCCATAACTCTCGCTGAAATGGATGGCAATTTTCTAGTTGAATTGGCCCCACTGTAGCTTTGCGGATGTGGGCAATCACATTCATCGATTTAATCGGATATTGTCGGACAAAGGCTGCGATCGGAGACACGATCGAGGGTTTGTCATCCAAAAATACACGGCAGCCTGCTCCCTCAAAGAAAGCAATTCCCCATCCGTCCTTATGCTCGTCGGTTTTACCGCCCCGGGCACAAAATCCTTCAAACGAGAAGCAGATGTCCGTCGGGACGTTACAGTTCATCCCCAACAATTGGCACATGAATGCTAACGGATCTATTTCCAATTAATCTTCTTTCAAATATAGCGGTTCCCATCTGATTCGAATCGAGGAGAAAAGACTGAACCCATTGAACCTTTCTCGAACCCTCCCTGTCTAATGCTGTAATTCAACCCATTAGGGTTTAACCCCACTTAAAAAGTTAGAGCTATGAAGATGAAATCCTTTTCTCTCTTGTCTGGTGCGATCGCGCTCATGTTAACCGCTGCTCCCTTGCTGCCTGTCTTTACGAATCCAGCCATGGCTGGTCCTGGTCGGGGTAACCATCAGGAACAGATCATGAAAAATTTGAACCTGAGCGAAGACCAGAAGGCTCGGATCAAAGCAATCCGAGAGGAGGCCAAGAGTAAGATGGAAGCTGTCCTGACAGAGCAGCAGAAGCAACAACTGCAACAAGCCAAACTGAACAGACAGAATGGGCAGAAGGGACAACGGCCCCAACTGAACCTGAGTGAGGATCAAAAGGCCCGGATGAAAGCGATTCGGGAAGAGACCAAGACCAAGATGGAAGCCGTTCTGACAGAGCAGCAGAAGCAACAACTGCAGCAAATGCGTGAGCAACGCCGTCAAAACCGTCAGCAACAACCCCGTTAATCAATCCCCCCACCGGTGGGTAGAAACGTTGCCTGCAAAGTCTCTACCCACCGGTAGGGCTGTTCATTGGACTTCAATGCCGGGTGTGCCTGTTTTACATTCCCCAATCACAGTTGCATGCTCATACCCTTCCCGGGCCAGAAGTGTCAGGATATCGGCCACTCCCTCAGGAGCAACAGCCAGAAGCAGGCCCCCACTGGTTTGGGGATCAGTCAGCAAGAGGGTTTCCCAGTCTGGACGGGCTAGAGCCAGGATCACCCCATCCCGGTAACTGTTCCAGTTACGTTCGGCAGCCCCCGGAAAAATCCCCTGGGCTGCGAGAGTCCTCGCTGGGCTCAAAATTGGAATCTTGCTGGCAGTAATCTGGGCTTTCACCTTACTACCCCGACAAACCTCCAGCAGGTGTCCCAATAGCCCAAACCCCGTCACGTCAGTCATGGCATGCACCATGGGGTTGGCCCCCAACTGGATTCCAACCCGGTTTAACTGGGTCATGACGGTCAAGACTTCCCGGTAAGCCTCAGGGCTCAATTTCTCTTTTTTAAGCGCAGTTGTCATCACCCCAATGCCCAGGGGCTTGGTCAAGATCAACCGATCACCAACCTGAGCGGTTGAATTCTGGCGCAGGTGTTGAGGATGAACAATACCGGCTGCCACCAATCCAAAGATTGGTTCTGGGGAGTCGATCGAGTGTCCCCCAGCCAGGGGAATGCCAGCCGACTGACAGACGGCAGCCCCTCCCTGCATGATGGCCTGAATCACCTCGGTCGGGAGCTTGTTAATCGGCATGCCCAGGATCGTCAGGGCCAGGATCGGGGTTCCGCCCATGGCATAAACGTCAGACAGGGCGTTGGTGGCGGCGATACGACCAAAATCCACTGGATCATCTACGATCGGCATAAAAAAATCAGTCGTCAGTACTAACGCCTGATCGGGGTTGAGGAGATAGACTGCCGCATCATCACTGGTGCCCGCTCCAACCAGGAGGCGATCGTTACCCAGATCGAGGGGAACCTGGTGCAGGATTTGCTGCAATTTTTCCGGGGCAATCTTACAACCACAGCCTCCCCCATGGGAGTATTGGGTCAAACGAATCATAGTTTTCTAACCTATAGAACCCATATTTTATAAGTTGAGTCACCGATGCGGACGAGTGCATCCCATCCGCAAAGGAATTGGGAGAGCTGACTTTAAACGAAAAAAGGGCCTGACTTCAAAAACGTAATGACTTTGAGGACCGAAGATAAAAGGGATTGGGAATTAGCTGCACGACCTATTTCTTGATGGATTGCTTTCATGTTTTGGACATCCCCACTGGTTGTAATCACCCCTTTTTTCAGGAGTTTGATCACAGCATCTGAATATTTATCATTCAGTTCCTGGATGGGCTCCCAGAGGTCTAATGTTTCGTCTGGTGGCAGCAGTCTGAATTTGACATTCGCCTTAATCACGGCTGCTCCAAGTTCTTCCAGGGTAAGGGTATCTGAATCTTTAGGGATCGAGCTATCTGTCATGGTTATTCTCACTAGGATGAGGTCAGGGTTTTAGAGGATGTTTGAAAAGGCCCTGGGGGTTCAAATCACACCTCCAGGAGCAAAGTCCACACCGGCAGCTAAAAACCGATACATTGCTCAGGTAAATTAACGGTTGAATCTGGAATGACCGGGGGCTGAGTTCCCTGTAAAGCCGTTTCAGCCACTCTTCGAAAATCAGGATCGGTTTGAATAACAGTTAAAATCTCAGATGATTTCTGCTGTAATTTTTTTGTATCTGCTCCCGTCAGCGTAGTCAGGATGTTAAAGGATTTCGATATTAAAAAGCCAAGATCCTCTAGGGAATTGGTACGCTTAAACTGGTCAATTTGCTTGAGTAGATCCATTCCTAAGGCCGCCGCCTTAGTCGTCTGTTCGATCGTATCTCTTTGAATCGCCCGTTCCTGTTCCTGAATTTGTCGGAGCAACATTAGTTGCTGCTTGAGATTATTTTTGATCGTTTCTCGCTCAACCTCATTAGAGGTGGCCATAAATTTCTGGCGCAACTGTAGCACTCCCGCCACAAACTCTGCTCTCTGTGCCGTCAGCAACGGTGGATAGGCTTCTACACACAGGGAAAAATATGCCATCTGAGCGGTTAATTTCTGTAGGGGTTCCCTGGATTTTGCCACCGCATCTTGGGCAAAAAGATATCCTCGATCGAGATCCTCATAAATTGTAGAGAGGGTGTTATATTGTTCCCGCAGACTATTAATGAATTTCAGAATCCTTTGATCAGCCTGATTACTTCTGCCTGGAAAAGGCTGCAAAGGTTGCTGACTGAGTAAATAGTTTTCTAAAGCTTCTTCGGTTACTTTCTTGCTGAGAACAATAGTGAGAAAACGTGCTTCAATTTCCTGATCTGTGGGTTGAGCAATGTCTGTCTGACTCCGAATGTAGCGATCGAGGGAATCGATCGCCAGGGAAGATTGATGCTTAAAAGAAAGAGCCATTTCTTTTAAGGTGGCGGCCTCTCTAGGGGAACAACTGCTCATCGTTACGCTGGCTAAGAGGAGACCCGTTAGTAAGAGATAGCGGGGATTCAATATTTTGACCATGTTTTTGTCAGGCTTGGGACTCGATTTCCAAGGCAATCCAGAAAATTCACTACAAGTTTTACACGCAAACCCGTAATGTTCCCTTTTCCTGAAAGAAATGTGAACAACTCCAAATCTCCCATTGCCTGAAGAATTTAGCCTGATTGTCTGACCAAACATGTTCTCAAGGCTGGGTGAGCAAAGCTCCACCCAACCTTGTATCTTGAGGATGAGGCAACCTGTCCCACGCCCTCACCTGCATTGGGCCGCCCATGAACCAGGGCTCCTTGCCACAGGGCTGAGGAAGTCCTGGTTTTGGCTGCGGACCTCTGGCTTAATTGCTTCCCACCAGTTGACTGTCCAGAGCCGGGTAATCCGTATACCCCTGCTCACCCCCCCCATAGAAAGTGTTGCGATCGTAGGGATTCAACTCTGCATTGTGGGCCAGCCGTTCCACCAGGTCTGGATTGGCAATATAGAGGCGACCAAAAGCAATCAGGTCTGCTTCGCCAGCAGCCAGGGTTTGATTTGCCAGATCCCGATCGTAGCCTCCGGCAGAAATCAGCGTGCCCTGGTAGATGGGCCGGAAATAGGCTGCCCCTAACTGCACCGGGGGGTTCATGTCAGCACGAGGCTCTACCAGGTGCAGGTAGGCCAGTCCCAGGGGATTCAGTTGTTCCACCACATAGGTAAATAGCTCCTGCCGATTGGAATCTCCCATACTGTTGAAGGTGCCACTGGGGGAGAGCCGCAGCCCCACCCGATCGGCCCCCCAGACGCCAGTGACTGCCGCCAGCACCTCCAGTAGCAGTCGGGTCCGGTTGGGGATGGACCCTCCGTAGGCATCGGTGCGGTGGTTGGTATTGTCTTGCAGAAACTGATCCAGGAGATAGCCATTAGCCCCATGGACTTCCACCCCATCAAATCCAGCCTCCAGGGCATTCTGGGCAGCTTTGCGGTAATCCTCGATGATGCCAGGAATTTCCTCCAGGGTGAGGGCGCGGGGGGTGACAAAGGGCTGTTCTCCACTGTAGGTGCTGGCCATCCCTGCGGGGGCGATCGGACTGGGGGCAACGGGCAGTGCCCCATCTGGTTGCAGAGACGGGTGGGAAATCCGGCCCACATGCCAGAGTTGCAAGAAGATATGACCTCCCAGGGCATGGACCGCCTCTGTGACCATGCGCCACCCCGCGACCTGTTCGGCACTGTGGATGCCGGGAGTAGCGGGATAACCCATCCCCTGGGGGGAAATCTGGGTCGCTTCGGTGACAATCAACCCGGCAGAGGCTCTCTGGCTGTAGTAGGTCACATTCAGATCATGGGGCACATTCCCCACTGCGGCCCGGTTACGGGTCAGGGGAGCCATCACGATCCGATTGGGTAACTCATAGGGACCCAGTTTTACAGAAGAATGTAGATTAATCTTAGAACTCATGAAAAGTGCTCCAGGGTTGATAAAAGTCTCAGGCAGCCTGGGGTTGGATCCAGGCATTCAGTCGATCGATCAGCGCCGCAATAGACATAACACCAACTATTTCATCCACCACCTGCCCCTGCCGAAACAGCAGCAGGGTCGGCAAAGCCCGGATATTGTACTGGGTCGCAAGCTGCTCATGCTGATCAATATTGAGTTTGGCAACTTTCACTTCACCAGCCAATTCAGCGGCCAGGGTTTCAATGGTGGGGATCATAACCCGACAGGGACCACACCAGGGAGCCCAGAAGTCTACCAGAACCGGCAAGGAACTGCTCAACACTTCTGAGGCAAAATTTTCGTCATTCAAACCTATCAATGCTGGGGCGCGAGAGAGCATAGAACCCTCCTGTAGAGTTGGAACGCACAGTCAGGCTGTTAACTCTTTTACAGTTAAACAACCTTTTAACTAAATTCTAGGCACCGATCGAAGAATAGTCAAGTAGTTATTTGAGTGTTTCACGACTGGCCCTGGAGGCTCTATGATAAGAACAGCAAGCTCGATTAATTCCTCCAATAGTATGGTGACTGATACTGAACAACGGGCTAAAATCTTTGCGGCTTTGGCTGACCCCACCCGACTTCGGATGGTGGAGTTGTTGAATCGGCAAAGTGAAGTCAGCGGGTCTGACCTGGCCCATCAGTTGGGAATCAGTCTGGCCCTCTTCTGCCACCACAGCAAGATTCTGGCGGAAGCAGGGGTCATTCAGGTCCGCAAGGAAGGGCAGACCAAGTACAACTCTCTCAACCGATCGGTCCTGACCACCTGCTTTACTGACCTGGCCATTGCACCAGACAAATAAGCGCTCATAGAGGATAATCAAATGGGTTTGGGTCTCTTAAAAGCAGGTCAGTGGGTGTCCGATCGGGAGCAGGAAGATGCTGGGGGCCGCTTTGTTCGTCCTTCCACCACCTTCCGCCATCGCATCACCGCTGATGGATCGAGTGGATTCCGGGCTGAGGCGGGTCGCTACCATCTGTATATTTCCTGGGCCTGTCCCTGGGCTCATCGCACGGTAATTATGCGTCAGCTCAAAGGCTTGGACGCAGCGATCGGACTCTCCGTCGTAAATCCAATCATCAATCAGAATGGCTGGGAATTTTCGGATGCGCCTGGCTGTATCCCAGATTCAGTGAACCAGGCCCAGTATCTCTGGCAGATTTACCATAAAGCGGAACCGGATTACATTGGTCGGGTGACGGTACCAGTGCTGTGGGATAAGCAGATGGGCACGATCGTCAACAACGAATCTCGGGAGATCATTCGCCAGTTGGATACGGAGTTTGAGGCAATTGCAGCGCAGAAGGTGACGTTTTGCCCAGAGCATCTGAGCGTGGAGATCGATCGGACGATCGATGCCATCTATCAACCCATTAACAATGGTGTGTATCGGGCTGGTTTTGCCACCACCCAACAGGCTTACGAAGAAGGGGTTACCGATCTGTTTGCAGCCCTGGATCACTGGGAAAGGATTTTGGGCCAGCAACGTTACCTCTGTGGCCATGTTGTGACGGAAGCAGATTGGTGTCTGTTTACGACTCTGTTGCGCTTTGATCCGGTGTATTACGTGCATTTTAAATGCAATCTGCGTCACATTTATGAGTATCCCAATCTCTGGAATTATTTGAAGGAGCTGTATCAGTATCCAGGGGTGAAGGAATTGTGTAACTTCGAGCACATTAAAACGCACTATTACAAGAGTCATCCCAAGGTGAATCCGAGCCGGATTGTGCCCAAGGGACCGCTGCTGGACCTGGACTCCCCCCACGATCGCGATCGCCTGCCCCAATCATAATGGGGGATGCGGCATCGGCTTGGGCTATAGAGGGCAAGGCCAGATTTCAAATTGGGGATAGTTTTTACCGTCCCCAGACTGAAGTGGCTAGGGATCTGGGGGTGCTGGCCGCTGCCCTCCATCGCCAGGAAATCGGTCGCCTGCGGGTGCTGGATGCCATGGCGGGGTGCGGGGTGCGGGCGTTACGGTATTTCCTGGAAGGTCAGGCTGATGCGGTCTGGGCAAATGACAGCAATTCAGATATCCAGTCAGTGCTGCAGGGGAATTTACAAACTCTTCCCACCGATCGTTACCTGGTGACCTGCTGGGATGCGAATCGGGTCTTTTTTGACTGCTACAATCGCCAGGATTTTTACGATTTCATCGATCTCGACTGCTTTGGAGCGGCAGCACCCTATCTCAGTACCAGTCTCTGGGCTGGGGAGATCGGGGGGCTGCTTTATCTCACCAGTACGGATGGGCGCAGCCTGACCGGACATTCCCCAGAGGTGGCTGTGGCAGCCTATGGCAGCTATACCCGCAATCATCCGGCGGCCCATGAACAGGGGTTGCGGGTCCTCATTGGTGCGGCACAGCAACAGGCTGCCGCAAAGGGGCTGGGTATTCAACCCTTATTCTCTTTTTATTTCAGAAACACCTATCGGATTCTGGTGCGTCTGGTGCCCCAGTCTGGGCTAAGTTCCCAGAACTATGGCTTTTTGGGCTACTGCCATACCTGTGGGGAGTACCAGCTTGCCAGTTGGCGTCAACTCGGCAAAGTCAGTTGTGCCGAATGTGCATCGATGCTGACGATCGGAGGTCCCCTATGGTTAGGCCCTTTGCATGAGGCAGCTTTTCTGGAAGGATTGATGACCCTGGCCCAACAGTGGCACTGGTCAGAGCGGGCTGAGTTGCTGGGTCTGATGGCAGCAGAGGCATCCCCCGATCTACCTCCTTACTTCTACACTCTGGGAGAAATTGGTCGTCGGGGGCAACTGGATATCCCGCCCCGATCGGCCCTCATTTATCAATTGCAAGACCTCGGATACCGGGCCTGCCCCACCCACATCAATCCCCAGGCGATCAAAACCAATGCGACCCTCCAGACCTGTATCCAGGCAGCTCGTTCAGGACAATAAGTCTGGTTCCTGGCGCACAATCATGGCGTAAAGGGATTGAAAGCTGAACCAGCCAATCTGGGAGGTGCCAACTTGACTGTAGGTGAGGGCAGCGGTGGCTGGCTCGATCGGGATGGGTGTCCCGACTGCC comes from the Leptolyngbya sp. 'hensonii' genome and includes:
- a CDS encoding class II glutamine amidotransferase; its protein translation is MCQLLGMNCNVPTDICFSFEGFCARGGKTDEHKDGWGIAFFEGAGCRVFLDDKPSIVSPIAAFVRQYPIKSMNVIAHIRKATVGPIQLENCHPFQRELWGRYWVFAHNGDLPDLQLENYPFYRPVGQTDSERAFCLILNTLRQSFPDQKPPLAKLYLLLQQVTQTIARYGIFNYLLSDGEHLFAHCSTKLCYIVRQAPFAAAHLIDEDMTVDFQEVTTSEDRVAIIATTPLTDNEVWTPIEAHELLVFQDGLPLKWAQLPQGSHQKSSG
- the selD gene encoding selenide, water dikinase SelD; the protein is MIRLTQYSHGGGCGCKIAPEKLQQILHQVPLDLGNDRLLVGAGTSDDAAVYLLNPDQALVLTTDFFMPIVDDPVDFGRIAATNALSDVYAMGGTPILALTILGMPINKLPTEVIQAIMQGGAAVCQSAGIPLAGGHSIDSPEPIFGLVAAGIVHPQHLRQNSTAQVGDRLILTKPLGIGVMTTALKKEKLSPEAYREVLTVMTQLNRVGIQLGANPMVHAMTDVTGFGLLGHLLEVCRGSKVKAQITASKIPILSPARTLAAQGIFPGAAERNWNSYRDGVILALARPDWETLLLTDPQTSGGLLLAVAPEGVADILTLLAREGYEHATVIGECKTGTPGIEVQ
- a CDS encoding alkene reductase; translation: MSSKINLHSSVKLGPYELPNRIVMAPLTRNRAAVGNVPHDLNVTYYSQRASAGLIVTEATQISPQGMGYPATPGIHSAEQVAGWRMVTEAVHALGGHIFLQLWHVGRISHPSLQPDGALPVAPSPIAPAGMASTYSGEQPFVTPRALTLEEIPGIIEDYRKAAQNALEAGFDGVEVHGANGYLLDQFLQDNTNHRTDAYGGSIPNRTRLLLEVLAAVTGVWGADRVGLRLSPSGTFNSMGDSNRQELFTYVVEQLNPLGLAYLHLVEPRADMNPPVQLGAAYFRPIYQGTLISAGGYDRDLANQTLAAGEADLIAFGRLYIANPDLVERLAHNAELNPYDRNTFYGGGEQGYTDYPALDSQLVGSN
- the trxA gene encoding thioredoxin, with amino-acid sequence MLSRAPALIGLNDENFASEVLSSSLPVLVDFWAPWCGPCRVMIPTIETLAAELAGEVKVAKLNIDQHEQLATQYNIRALPTLLLFRQGQVVDEIVGVMSIAALIDRLNAWIQPQAA
- a CDS encoding metalloregulator ArsR/SmtB family transcription factor, with translation MVTDTEQRAKIFAALADPTRLRMVELLNRQSEVSGSDLAHQLGISLALFCHHSKILAEAGVIQVRKEGQTKYNSLNRSVLTTCFTDLAIAPDK
- a CDS encoding glutathione S-transferase family protein — protein: MGLGLLKAGQWVSDREQEDAGGRFVRPSTTFRHRITADGSSGFRAEAGRYHLYISWACPWAHRTVIMRQLKGLDAAIGLSVVNPIINQNGWEFSDAPGCIPDSVNQAQYLWQIYHKAEPDYIGRVTVPVLWDKQMGTIVNNESREIIRQLDTEFEAIAAQKVTFCPEHLSVEIDRTIDAIYQPINNGVYRAGFATTQQAYEEGVTDLFAALDHWERILGQQRYLCGHVVTEADWCLFTTLLRFDPVYYVHFKCNLRHIYEYPNLWNYLKELYQYPGVKELCNFEHIKTHYYKSHPKVNPSRIVPKGPLLDLDSPHDRDRLPQS
- a CDS encoding tRNA (guanine-N1)-methyltransferase — protein: MGDAASAWAIEGKARFQIGDSFYRPQTEVARDLGVLAAALHRQEIGRLRVLDAMAGCGVRALRYFLEGQADAVWANDSNSDIQSVLQGNLQTLPTDRYLVTCWDANRVFFDCYNRQDFYDFIDLDCFGAAAPYLSTSLWAGEIGGLLYLTSTDGRSLTGHSPEVAVAAYGSYTRNHPAAHEQGLRVLIGAAQQQAAAKGLGIQPLFSFYFRNTYRILVRLVPQSGLSSQNYGFLGYCHTCGEYQLASWRQLGKVSCAECASMLTIGGPLWLGPLHEAAFLEGLMTLAQQWHWSERAELLGLMAAEASPDLPPYFYTLGEIGRRGQLDIPPRSALIYQLQDLGYRACPTHINPQAIKTNATLQTCIQAARSGQ